TGAATGACGTGCATGCAAATCATTAGTGGCATTGTGTTGTTTCCTAATTTAGACTTTCTAAGAGCAACTTGATCACTGGGATTTGTTGTGCATTGACACACCTGATGACTGCTTCTCTGTTTAGCTTTGTTACTGTTGGGTGTCCTTTCATTGTTGCATTTTTTAGGCCCTAGTCCTCGCAACGCACATGTAATTTCTCGTCAAAAGAtgcatcattttaaaattattgattaGTTGTGATCAGAACATTTATAAGCAGTGCATAAGTTTTGACTTGGAAATACGTTAAACAAGATCATCATTATAGTAATGTTTTCAGATGGATTTCTTAAATTATTTCAGGTTTAGAGATTATTTTACATGGCATGTAATGACGTAGTATGgtcgataatgtaaatttatggAATTGCACTTCATTAAGGTACATCTTATGCTCATTTTACTGACAAAACTGCATTTTTGTTATTATACTGTAGTTGCCATGCTAGTGCAAGTTCAATTTATGTTCTTTAAGttctttgctgttgttgttgttgttgctttaatAAAAGTACCTGATGTAGATTCCACAACAGCACCATCATTTAAATTGAACCAATGATAATGGAGATGTGTTCAACAAAACTTAAATGTTTTGGGATTTGTATAAGAAAGATAAAATGCCCTTTACTGTAAAGCAGACAGACATATTAAATTCATGCCAAATTCAGAGGGATTCTAATTTGAATATGGTGttatgaaaatagagaattttgTGTGTAGATTCCACAACAGCTATATAATTTAGGATGGCCTCCCGATCATCTGTATCAGTACGAATCAAACCACTCTTGTGCATAGATCTAATAGTCATCTACCATGCAGAAGTGATATTACTTTGCTATGTTGCATAAATTTCAAGATATCCCACACCAAAAAGCTCTGAATGTAGATTCCGCAACGGACGAAATACCGTGGAATGACCCTGTAATAATATTGCATTAtccaaggttgagaatttaataattattattatagttattATCACTAGTATTCTatgttaacccattgaatcTTGAGGGTTGCCCATAATTTGATAagcaaaatcatctggcattacggaactggtcaaaactactattATACTTGAACAGGACCCACCTTTGGGGTAGttctcaaagacaccacctatATTCGAACTTATCACATGAACATTAccgacaacattttattggtttttaaattttagttgACACAGGAATATTTGGCAAGCAAGAGTCAGCATTactagacaaacaagaaaagtgaggttGAATCTCACTGTAACCCAAatccctcaatttggctaaccctaggcctagctaggccttaagttggtttttaggcctagggttagccaaattgagggttttgggttacttccagggtgttccggtgttctGGTGTTCtggagtgttccggtgttcctggttttagtacatgccatCACGAATAGCCCAACATTTCCAGCTCATAAAATTGTATTTTCACGCTCTAGCCTGTATGTTGGGAAACTCCCCAGGTTGGTTTGTTTAATACATCACAAGTTACTGTAAAATTTAACTGCAAGGAACTTACTCTTGTTGATCCGGAAGGATGGTTTGTGCAGGTTTTGGGGAAGGGAGTGATAGGTCAGGCAgtttttctaaaagaaaaaagatttcAGTACAGCCTCTGAAATTTGCAAACATTTTCGAATGCAAATTCTTTTCTAACTAGCTGTGTTTTATAGTATTATACAATGCTGTATTATAATCAACTTCCTTGAGAATTACATTAAATTTGTTTACAACttatgaaagaaaaggaaaagaaatgcttcgctaatcaatatctgtatatCTAAATTATGCAGAGTTCcttttatttacaaaatctTTTATCCGATATTTTTCTTCGGTAAAAACGTTCTTATCAGTTTCAAAAACGCTGCTTTCTCAGTTTGTGGATTTCCTTAACCCACCACTGACTTAAATGCATACTTTCAACGTAAGCTATCatgaacattttaattttttttcttgtggctTACGTACCTTTAGGTTTGATGTAGCCATACTTCTCAAGGTGATTTTCGAGTTCATCTATGTGTTGTTTCGTTTGCCTTGTGAGCCTTCCACAGGCAGAAATAAAGTCTCCAAATAAAGTTCTGTGCTGTATATCTTCAAGTTTGGTACTTACTTCTCTCTGAATAACAAAAAGATTCATCATGTAATGCCATTTCCAATAATAAAATTTCTTAATTtgactaaaaatatttaatttacctGGCAGTCTTTCACTTCAGCTAAAGTTTCACGAAGCAAAAGGCAAGCCCGACTTTCATTGTACGCGGATACCCCTGAGTTCTCAAGTAACCCTTTTAGTTCATTCGATTCCTTGTCAACCGTAACTGCAAGCTTTCGTAAGCGATTGAAAAAATCTTGACAagaagtcattttgttttaaGATCGAAAATCCCGCTCTTTCGCAAAATACGTCATGTAGCGTACACGCAATGGCACAAAGCAAATAAGTACCCAGTGCTTCTCATCCGTGCAAACCAACATGGCGCCATCTCGGACGCATTCACGGTCTTGGATCTCAACGTTCTCTTTTCGCTTGTTTGGACATTTTCTTCATTCTGATCTTCAAACCAGTAATTGATAGTTAAAATCCCTTCCTAACTATTGATTTTATTAGTACGGCAAAATGTCGGTCATCCTCGAAACGACGCTGGGCGACGTAGTAATCGATTTGTTTACAGGTGAAAGACCACGAGGTAAGAGATTGAAGGCATTAATTGACTTGTAAAAtgcaaagttgtttttttaagaTCAAGTAATGTCATCTCAAATAAAGCAATGTTGGTTAACTTTAAGGAATTCGTTTCGCTTCCTTCATGTAGTACTGAAAATAATCAAAACTGTCGTTCGATTTTATGCAGCGTGCCTCAACTTTTTGAAGTTGTGCAAGATGAAGTATTACAACTTCTGTTTGTTTCATTCTGTCCAGGTAACCTGTGATACTCTCTTTACTTCCTCTTTGCTACATCgatagttttaatttttaaaatctaaaattGTGATTTATTGTAGTTGGAAAGTAACATGGCCCCTTTTTTATTGACAGCAAAACTTCTTGGCTCAAACCGGGGATCCAAGTGGACGAGGTACTGGAGGGGAGTCTGTGTTTAGGTATTCATTTGTCGTAGTTACTCAAACATGGAACCAGCCAAAACCAGCTAAAAGCACCCAAAACCACTTACAACCACCAACAAAACAACCAACAATTCAAGCCAAAACGACCCAAAACCATCCACAATAATTATACCTTAATACGACCGGTTTGTGTGATATTTGCGTTCATGGCCGTCTGTTTGATGTTGTGTGACTGTCACGTTGGTTTTGGGTTGTTTTGGCtggttccatgttttagtaaccACCATTCATAGTTTGTTTAGCTGGATTATTTGCATTTAGATCCATTTTTCTTGCACCTATAGTTATTGGATTGTAACATTTGCAGAACTCGTAAGTACGAGTGATTATGTTTGCATTGACAGTGCGCACAAGAAAACAATGCTTTGCCTCTGGTTCAACCTATTTGAATTCACCAACTTCAGATTAGAGTCCAGTCAGTTACAGCCCACATAAATGTATCAAGTGGAGTTCCATAGAGAATAGACTGCGAGAAGTCCCTTTTTTGTTGCTTAGTTAGTGGAGCGTGAGGAGAAGACAGACACAAGAAAAAATGGCCATGCAAAATTTGGATTCAAAGAGGAGCTTGCTCCTTGCAGCCAGAGGAACTGCTCTTAGTCTACACAATGTAGAAACCTCATAAGCAACTTGTCCACCAATGATTTACCACATCTTTAGAACAGATCAAACTCAACAAGACccaaaatatatatgtatgcaAAAATCCTAGCTAGCCAGGATCAGATAATTTTATTTGAAATCATGATTTAAAGCAAGATATTCCATTTTTCTTGAATCAAAACTTCAGATCTACCTGACTTTAGAGCAAGTACAGTGTAACTCAATAGAGTTTTTGCGTTCCTCTAAAAGATATTCAGatgtatacatgtatcttgAGAAAGAATTTCAGTGGTGAAAGACCAAATGCCTATATACAATGTGCTCTTTAATTCTACTTTCCCCAGGTTTCTTTATGGTGAGCAAGCTAAATTCTTTGAGGCAGAAACCAAGCCTCGCATTAAGCACAAAAAGAGAGGAACAGTCTCAATGGCAAATAATGGAGATAATTTGCATGGCTCTCAAGTAAGTCATGGAAACATGTCTGTtgagtttttttaaaactgtaagtaatattattggtcTAAACTCTACAAGCTGGTCAAAAGGACTTTAATGTTTAATGCAAAGCTGAGTTGGTTATTAAAATTCTAATTACATCATTGCCAGTTAgcagacaaaaacaattaaactCTCATTAGTTTGTCCTGGTGCCTACAAAACTAGCAGTTTGCTGCTTCTCTTTTCACCACTTGCATATTGCATTTTGTTAAGTTAAGGTTTGATCCACAGACTTAAATTCTATATAGCCTTGTTAAAAgttctcattggtcaatgtTAACCCAAGCTAAAAGTTGCCTTTTTACATTTCTGTCAGTTTTTCATCACTCTTGGGGATGATCTTGATTATCTCGATGGGCAGCATACTGTGTTTGCAGAAGTGGTTGAAGGATTTGAGGTCCTGGAGAAACTAAATGATGCAATTTGCGATGATGAACACAGACCTTACCAAGATATCAGGTACAGTTGAAAAGCCATTCACATAATTTCGGCTGGCATTCTCGTGTTTTCAATTGCTTGCCGGCGTGTTATATCATGGATTTTCATTACGCTTGTCATAGAATCATTTTTGgtcgcttcaaattttattttgtaatttcagtttacatgacATGGCTGTGGGACAtgaaaaaatctgaaaacacaaacctttttgtttttatgagGCCGCAACGCGAACTTTGTATAGCCAGACAACGAGACTGTGTTTTTATTTTGTGACATTACTTTTCGAACGCATCATTGAACCTTTTGTGATGCAAATACTTCGGAAAGTTAATGACTTTGGTCaacgcgtttgcgtttgcgttaaaaaaaaacgcaaacgCGTTGAAAGCCAAACGCAAACGCGTTGAAGACTAGTTTGAAACGCGTTTGatggttcgcttatctttgagcggtactgtacatgCAAATCACAACATGACTTGAGAGGCCCTTAATAACAATATACGTGTAGGTATTTTTATCCTGTGTGTTtctgataaaaaaattacaggTATTACAGAGAtcattcaaaataaaaaaaataaagtctAGGCTTGTAGTACTTTTCAAGATCCTGACTGTCTTTCGAAAAAACATTTGAACAAAACCTTTTAGAATGCTTGCAGTCAGTTTTCTTGGTCCGTCGAGTATGTGACCTTGTCTTATCTCGTCCCAGTCTAAGATCCTTATAGATATTAAACAAATTAATGAAAGGATCTTGGCATTATCTGCCAAGGATCCTTCATGATCTTCACCGAACTTTGAAAGTCTTTGTTTTACCTGAACCATTCCTTGTTGTTTTAAAAGCAGAAACACACAACCCTCAAGATgaatttttaatattaaaaGTTCTTAGTAAATTAAGGATGACTCAGTAGACATTAAAAGTTTTTCCACACTTGTCTTAATAACTGATGCAGAGTATTCTAGAAGCTCATAttgattattttcattttaaatgCAGAATAAACCACACAGTTATTCTGGATGATCCATATGATGATCCAAAAGAGCTCGTTATACCTGACCGATCACCCGAACCAACCAAAGAACAACTTGATGTAAGAAGATGATGTTAACCTATTTGGTGATGTTGCCAGTATCATAACTGTGCCCTCCAACTTCCCCCATAAAGTCAATATCTTAAcctaataatttatttcaaaatgtgaatgacTGTCACTGATTTTAGTCAGTGTCAACTCCTTAAATAACACTACGCAACCGTACATGTGTTTCTACCTTTGTGAAATAATGTAAAGCATGTTTGCCCATGCCTTCTTTCCATTTGCCTTCTCATGTAACTTGTCTGTTTATACAGGGTTCTAGCAGACTCAATTTCTTCCTTAACGTTTGTAGTGgataaaactacatgtattttgtgtCACTCCATAACTTATATAAAAGTTGTGACTGTGCActtgtggctcagttggttgagcattgggctgccatgcgggaggttgtgagtttgactctagccggaccaacactcggggtcttaaaatagctgaggagaaagtgctgcctttgtaattatatcCGCAAATGCAGTCTTCTTGGGTAAGGatgataaaccataggccctgtctcacaacctttccaATTAATCAACACTATGGGGCACACTGTTCATGAAGAGTTTGGGGAGACTCCTGGTGTTGTTTTCTGTCCTccttttatataatttatataacTATGGGTGTGTTGGTGAGATAGCAGCTGCCAGAGGCACCTTTACAAGCAGATGTCTGAACTCACCCTACAGAGAGAATATTGTAAACCGCCATGATCAATCATCAATCCAAATATTTTTAATCTaggtttatccccgtaaacgggggtggccagatttaccccactttgtcagcaatctttctaactcccactctccatttcgcgtcctttttctccaaaccaacgctcttgctctccttctccacttgcgtcttccacgtcttctttggtcctcctcgcttcctcttgcccttcactcCGAACTCTGAtgcttttctcagaacatgcccatcatccctcctcaacaaatgcccgtaccatctcactccatttgcctttgccatctgaaccactgtttccttcaatcccaacatctccatTAGGTCCTCTGTCCTGACTTTGTGATATGTGCGTTATTATAAATCCTAAACCATAACCATAAAAGTTGCACTaaattctgttttctttgagAGTCCCTGTCAATTTGGCCTGTAATAGTTAGCTTTTGTTTAGAGTGGACGCATTGGAGCTGATGAAGAGATTGATGACACCAAGGGCAAAAGCATGGAAGAAATTCAGGAAATGGTTGAGGAAAGAGAGCTCAAAGCTGGCACACAGATTCTTGAAATGGTGAGATACTGTAAGGGGATGTTAGATTTACATTACAGTTGTTAAAACTCTACCATCACTTTTCTGTATCATTTCTTTGTGGTTGCACATGGTACGCCAAGACAGCAGTGTACACCATCACTGTTATGTTAATCATGGCAACCAACATTAATGTACTGTAGCTATCAGGTGTGTTAACAGGTAAAAACACTGTTAGCATGTATTAGTGCTACAACATTGCAAGGCTTCTGGCTAGCGTCATCAGACCTTTTGTtcagaaaatttgattttgaactACAGATAATCAGTTTGTGCACATAAAAATGCGTTTCTGTCGATAAAAATGTTCTACATGCATCCCCCAGTAGTTGTGATGCCAGCTGAAGTTTGGAGAACACAAGAGTGGTTTATGAGATTcttattctttttcaaaaataaaatgtatgATAGGCACAACTGGATGTATGTGAGGCGAGGAGAGGCGAGAGAGGCACGGCTAAGAGAGAGGCCATCTGAAAAGCtatttaaatgtaaacaataaaCAATTCTGATTGACTCAGGAAAAGCCTTTACTCTattgttgattggttatacttccacatgtgaaacaGCTGACGTGTACAcaccattctgattggctatatcgtaaggcttttttcaaaaaagtgtaTAGATTTCTACAAATGAGCTTTACGAAATAAAATTCTCGTGTTACGGGTAATAAAGAAGTTAACAGCATTAGCCCTTAATTCGCTCTTATGAAAGGCTAACACTTGGAAAGTCAACTCTtgaatttctttacagtggtcaattATAATCACATTGACCCAGTTGAAAAATCCATTTCTATGTTTCACTTTCCCACCAACGCAGCATTTTTTAAACTAAACCCTTTATTCATtctgtttaaaagaaaaaaaaaacatggaatgCAATACATTGCAAGtagagtttaataattttgttctCATCACATCCAACTACATGTTGTAAACAGACTCTAAACAATATTCAAGCTCACTTAActctttgacgtccaaaccggcctaattaaccggccagacttagtattttactctgtctaacgccagactattttactctgtctaacgccagacgattttactcgtcaatggggaaccccagggagtcaatgggttaattaatcactcactgaaaaactgtccctATTAAGCACACTGGATATGATGGGATTTCCTTTCTGTGTAATTATAGTACTTTCTGAATAGTTTTTTtcaacccattgattcctgagGCACCCTATTGCTAGGATGACCCTAGTCGACaattaaaattgtctggcattagacagagcaaaatctgtTATTAGTCTCCCTCCCAGGAAGCCTCCCACACACAGAAGAttttagggcttcgtcacgtgTCCTCCCCCACTAACGTCTGTTGAAACTAAAAACTACTTCTGTTGGTGGattatggaccaatcagaggccgtTTTCCAGTTTTGAGTAAACACGTGttttgtatggcattctttcacAGCATGTGATTGGcaatatatgcaaaacacaataAGTCCatgctgattggtttctttaaatagAGGGCAAACAGCCCTtgaaaggaagtggttttttgttCCTAGGGGAGGAATGTGTGATGAAGCTCTAAGAACATCTGCATGGGAGGCTAACTccctggagtcaatgggttaaataaatATGCCACCCACTGGTATATTTCCTTTGTGCTTCTTTTATAATCTCTAATGTTCTTTTTCTTGTAAAGGTTGGGGATATACCAGATGCTGATATTAAACCTCCTGATAATGTCCTTTTTGTTTGTAAACTGAATCCTGTAACCCAAGATGAGGACTTGGAGATCATCTTTGGGAGATTTGGTGCAATTAAAAggtaattaataaattattgtctttTTACATTTCTGTTAAAGAATTTTCGAGAATTacctcaaaataaaaattcatattGGCTGAATGGATACATTACATTTCAGTTGTGAAGTCATCAGGGAACAAAAAACTGGGGAATCATTACAGTATGCCTTCATagagtttgaaaatgtgagTAGTGGCAAACAGTTTTATCTGAATCTCAACCTGGTCCCAGTCTGAGAGCTTTTCATATCCTTCCCCTCATGTCGTAGTACATTATTTTTATCCCTTGGCAGCAATGGTACTCAGAAAAAATCCCAGGGGATATGAACTCAGAGTGTAAAAACAAAGTAACGGGAAAACAAGTAacggcaaaaaaataaaaaaataaaaacaatactaGTAACAGGAAACAagcaaataaatcaataaattgGAAAAGATAAATTTGAGAAAAGTAAACTAAGGTAGTGCAGAGATTACTTTTAGTATTGCAGTGTTGAccacttttaatttattcacattctTTGTGGATTGATCAGAAGCCCCAAGCATGGGATAATCTTAGTTATTTTAGATGTTCTTAATACTTTGTATTtggaagacaaataaagaaagaaaaaagaaaggttgGAGTTATGGTTAAACAGAAAAACAGAGACACAAAGTCTGAGCCTTTTAAGGTGCTGTTACAGCCAGCAATTTTTCgagcaacttgtcttgcaatttTGTTGTTGTCTTGTTTTTGATGATCACACAAGGATAAAGGAATGTACAGCAAACCGTTGCGATGCAAGTTGCAAGGCAGATGTTATCCAATGATTGAAAAATTTGTTGCAATGTTGCTTGAAGTGTTGTGGAAAGTAGAACTCgattccactttttaaaattaacaatgCTTTTTTGATTGATGTCTACCAAAACTTAATTTAACTCCTATAAAGTAAGTGCTAAACCAGTTTTGATTAGAAAGGAGGCGAAAAGCTGACCATACAGAGATCCTAAGATGAAAGCAAGGGTAATCTCAAGCTGCAGGCAAGGCTTTCCTTATCACGAAATTCCCCATTTTAATGAAGCCCCTTGCATGGATTTAGCAAATAAGGGTCGACCTCACGGGGGAAGCCAATGGCatgttaataattaaaacaaatatttaaaatgacAAAATCAATGGACCTTGGAGAAAACCAACCCAGATGGGATGACAACCCAACCCTCAAGGGTTCAAATGCCATTGAGGACTTATTGGCTTCTTGCAAATGATCAAGGCTGCTGCCcaagaaattttaaaggggccctcagagctaaacgctgagaacttaggagcccaacatatgaagtgaaaggtgttgctgtgaaaaattaaggcgcccagagctattctttgggagccccaggctaccgggctcctgttaggcaacagccttgatgataattaattttttgcttttttgtggTTTTACTTTTGTCAAGGTGGAGGACTGTGAAAGAGCCTACTTTAAAATGGACAATGTGCTTATTGATGACCGAAGAATTCATGTTGATTTCTCTCAATCAGTTGCAAAGGTCAACTTTCAAAAGCAAGGTAAAAACAGGAGAAATTATCTGATTTGGGTTCCTCTTGTCATTCTTGCACCTTTGgtttttgaaatgtttgctgaaccatctgacattagacagagtaaaatctatcaattctcactcccaggagtcagtgACTTAAAGCAGACAGTtttttttgagtggatgtaggaGTTTTTGTAATATAATTTTTAATGATTACTTTCCTCAAGTTACAGTTAAAACATCACACAATTTTGGAGATAAAAACAATGCGCTTTATTAAACCATGCAAATGCCCTCaggggaggtgggggggggagCTAAAATTTACGGCACCAATGTTTTTTGCAAACACTCGCTACATGAAACTGGCACTCGGGATTTGTGGAACACGCATTAGTAACTCTATACATTCATAGCATAACATAATTTCCTACCGCAAAGATAACGCCAGAATTTTAAACTACGATAAGCTAACACCAACATTTTGTGTAGTTAATGGCACTAACCTCTGCAATACAAAGTAGAAACTTAAATAGCATCGGGCGATGGGATGGAGAGAAAAGTTGTTTCCTTCATTTAATtcatataaattattatatgCAACATTTTTCTGCTGAAGTTGAAACAGTAGGCGTAtttaacaatttgaaatttaaccCCAAGTTAACAACTGAAGATAAAATAAGTGAATATGGAAAAATGGTCACTTTTGACATATTGAGCCCTTACCGGTAATTAATGTTATCCATTGATTTCACAGAAAGGAACTTTTAATTATTGTCTAGTCtcctagtgctggagcacta
Above is a window of Montipora capricornis isolate CH-2021 chromosome 6, ASM3666992v2, whole genome shotgun sequence DNA encoding:
- the LOC138054550 gene encoding peptidyl-prolyl cis-trans isomerase-like 4 — encoded protein: MSVILETTLGDVVIDLFTGERPRACLNFLKLCKMKYYNFCLFHSVQQNFLAQTGDPSGRGTGGESVFRFLYGEQAKFFEAETKPRIKHKKRGTVSMANNGDNLHGSQFFITLGDDLDYLDGQHTVFAEVVEGFEVLEKLNDAICDDEHRPYQDIRINHTVILDDPYDDPKELVIPDRSPEPTKEQLDSGRIGADEEIDDTKGKSMEEIQEMVEERELKAGTQILEMVGDIPDADIKPPDNVLFVCKLNPVTQDEDLEIIFGRFGAIKSCEVIREQKTGESLQYAFIEFENVEDCERAYFKMDNVLIDDRRIHVDFSQSVAKVNFQKQGAKPVFPGKDEKGKPKLALKGSKDKSNYDLVFDDKEHVEEGSAEKSHKPRDSDGEVKKPKSRREESRHDEYKNKTERKKRPSYGSSDEGGRGKRRREKRERSVIRDKEDRRERRKREKMDKVYAAEYIDEEKKGDTRRERQGRRKSSGSSSEDERMKEKKKTSRGDTLTGHRHGKGERSSKTTERDHQRHRRDREHSPRRDWHSKEDHRRKYTGGHRSR